In Xenorhabdus nematophila ATCC 19061, one DNA window encodes the following:
- the dusB gene encoding tRNA dihydrouridine synthase DusB gives MRIGQYQLKNCLIAAPMAGITDRPFRSLCYHMGAGMAVSEMLSSNPQVWKTDKSRLRMVHSDEPGVRSVQIAGSDPDEMAAAAKINVDNGAQIIDINMGCPAKKVNRKLAGSALLRYPELVEKILSAVVNAVDVPVTLKIRTGWSPEERNCVEIAQLAERCGIQALTIHGRTRACLFNGEAEYDNIRTVKQTVAIPIIANGDITDPLKARAVLEYTGADALMIGRAAQGRPWIFREIQHYLDTGELLPPMPLGEVQRLMSEHVRELQDFYGQGKGVRIARKHVSWYLKEHAPDDQFRRSFNAIEDASEQLEALEAYFENFCVNKEKS, from the coding sequence ATGCGTATCGGACAATACCAGTTGAAAAACTGTCTAATTGCCGCTCCTATGGCTGGCATAACAGATCGCCCGTTTCGATCTCTTTGCTATCACATGGGTGCAGGAATGGCAGTCTCAGAAATGCTTTCTTCCAATCCACAAGTTTGGAAGACGGATAAATCGCGGCTGCGTATGGTTCATAGTGACGAACCAGGCGTTCGTTCTGTACAAATTGCCGGTAGTGATCCCGATGAAATGGCGGCAGCGGCGAAAATTAACGTCGACAATGGCGCTCAGATCATCGATATCAATATGGGGTGTCCCGCCAAAAAGGTGAATCGGAAACTGGCAGGCTCTGCATTACTGCGTTACCCAGAATTGGTTGAAAAAATCCTTTCTGCGGTGGTCAATGCGGTGGATGTTCCTGTTACTTTGAAGATTCGCACAGGTTGGTCACCCGAAGAACGTAACTGTGTAGAAATTGCCCAATTGGCCGAGCGTTGTGGTATTCAGGCTCTTACGATACATGGCAGGACACGTGCTTGCCTGTTTAATGGTGAGGCCGAATACGACAATATCCGGACAGTTAAGCAGACTGTTGCCATTCCAATTATTGCCAATGGCGACATTACTGACCCGCTAAAAGCCAGAGCAGTGCTTGAATACACCGGGGCTGATGCTCTGATGATAGGCCGTGCTGCTCAGGGAAGACCCTGGATCTTTCGGGAAATCCAGCACTATCTGGACACAGGAGAATTGCTGCCACCGATGCCCCTTGGTGAGGTGCAGCGTTTAATGAGCGAGCATGTACGAGAGCTGCAAGACTTTTACGGTCAAGGCAAGGGAGTTCGTATTGCACGCAAGCATGTATCTTGGTATCTCAAGGAACATGCCCCTGATGACCAGTTTCGGCGCTCATTCAACGCCATTGAGGATGCCAGCGAACAGCTGGAGGCGTTGGAAGCATACTTCGAAAATTTTTGCGTAAATAAAGAAAAGAGCTGA
- the fis gene encoding DNA-binding transcriptional regulator Fis, with protein sequence MFEQRVNSDVLTVATVNSQDQVTQKPLRDSVKQALKNYFAQLNGQDVNDLYELVLAEVEQPLLDMVMQYTRGNQTRAALMMGINRGTLRKKLKKYGMN encoded by the coding sequence ATGTTCGAACAACGCGTAAATTCTGACGTACTAACCGTTGCTACTGTAAATTCACAAGATCAGGTAACTCAAAAACCTTTGCGTGACTCAGTTAAACAAGCACTGAAGAACTATTTTGCACAACTGAACGGTCAAGACGTTAATGACCTGTATGAGCTGGTACTGGCTGAAGTAGAACAACCACTGTTGGACATGGTGATGCAGTACACCCGTGGTAACCAAACCCGCGCAGCACTGATGATGGGAATCAACCGTGGTACTCTGCGTAAGAAACTGAAAAAATACGGCATGAACTGA
- a CDS encoding transposase has product MPASIAGGFAHRGKTPVVDICATRFSINMISAINTRGSVRFMLYHDTMTARRRLHFFQRLIKEADRKVCVILDNLRVQHARLVKKWLEKHKNRIEVFYLPAYSAELNPDEYLNGDLKNAIRASSPARSPQE; this is encoded by the coding sequence ATACCTGCCAGCATAGCCGGGGGCTTTGCGCACAGAGGAAAAACGCCCGTTGTTGATATTTGTGCAACGCGCTTTTCTATCAATATGATATCGGCGATTAATACGCGGGGCAGTGTGCGATTTATGCTGTATCACGACACGATGACGGCCCGAAGGCGGCTGCATTTTTTTCAACGCTTGATAAAAGAGGCCGATCGTAAGGTCTGTGTGATACTGGATAATTTGCGTGTCCAGCATGCCCGGCTTGTCAAAAAGTGGCTGGAGAAACACAAAAACCGAATTGAAGTGTTTTATTTGCCTGCCTATTCAGCCGAATTAAACCCGGATGAGTACCTTAATGGTGATTTGAAAAATGCTATCCGAGCCTCTTCACCGGCAAGAAGTCCGCAAGAATGA
- a CDS encoding helix-turn-helix domain-containing protein: MGLPYALWSRNAIQALIWQMWRITIAKRTLTDYLKRWGFTPQKPLKRAYEQNPQAIEKWHKETYPAIKKQSAEEGAEIWWGDETGIKNTCQHSRGLCAQRKNARC; encoded by the coding sequence ATGGGATTGCCTTATGCACTTTGGTCGCGCAACGCGATTCAGGCGCTTATTTGGCAAATGTGGCGCATAACAATTGCGAAAAGAACACTCACTGACTATCTAAAGCGTTGGGGATTTACACCACAAAAACCACTCAAAAGAGCCTATGAACAAAATCCTCAAGCCATCGAAAAGTGGCATAAAGAGACCTATCCGGCGATAAAAAAGCAATCCGCAGAAGAAGGGGCGGAAATTTGGTGGGGAGATGAAACGGGAATAAAAAATACCTGCCAGCATAGCCGGGGGCTTTGCGCACAGAGGAAAAACGCCCGTTGTTGA
- a CDS encoding helix-turn-helix domain-containing protein, with protein MHQEGISRKILSTTLGISYNSICIWIRTWQKGGDGALIQGKRGRREREARLLTPLRRLNSSKSSPKNGHHKWDCLMHFGRATRFRRLFGKCGA; from the coding sequence ATGCATCAAGAGGGAATTTCCCGCAAAATCCTCTCGACAACACTTGGCATCAGTTATAACTCCATTTGTATTTGGATCAGAACCTGGCAAAAAGGGGGCGACGGTGCCCTGATTCAGGGAAAACGTGGGCGCCGGGAAAGGGAAGCTCGTCTGTTGACGCCCCTCAGGAGGCTAAACTCCAGCAAATCCTCCCCGAAAAATGGCCATCACAAATGGGATTGCCTTATGCACTTTGGTCGCGCAACGCGATTCAGGCGCTTATTTGGCAAATGTGGCGCATAA
- the hpaC gene encoding 4-hydroxyphenylacetate 3-monooxygenase, reductase component has protein sequence MSVENEHRLRFRDAMANLSAAVNIITTNGPAGCRGITATAVCSVTDTPPTLMVCINRNSAINSALQENGHLCVNILNHEQELMARHFAGMTSISMEERFNWDIWQTGMLGQPQLKETLANLEGRIDQIQEIGTHYVYLVEIKQLLVREDGHGLIYFKRDFHQVMDKSMAEIV, from the coding sequence ATGTCTGTAGAAAATGAACATCGCCTGCGTTTCAGAGATGCGATGGCAAACCTTTCCGCTGCGGTGAATATCATCACCACAAATGGTCCCGCAGGGTGCCGGGGAATAACCGCAACAGCGGTATGTTCTGTGACAGATACGCCTCCGACTCTGATGGTGTGCATTAATCGCAATAGTGCCATAAATTCTGCACTTCAGGAAAATGGTCATCTGTGTGTCAATATTCTGAATCATGAACAAGAGTTAATGGCGCGTCATTTCGCAGGCATGACCAGTATCAGTATGGAAGAACGCTTTAACTGGGATATCTGGCAAACGGGTATGCTGGGACAACCTCAGCTAAAAGAGACACTCGCCAATCTGGAAGGCCGTATTGATCAAATACAGGAAATCGGCACTCACTATGTATATCTGGTTGAGATAAAGCAACTTCTCGTACGCGAAGATGGTCACGGATTAATCTATTTCAAACGAGATTTTCATCAGGTGATGGATAAAAGTATGGCAGAAATTGTTTAA
- the hpaB gene encoding 4-hydroxyphenylacetate 3-monooxygenase, oxygenase component: MRLEDFRADHKRPFTSKEYLNSLQDSREIYIYGERVKDVTTHPAFRNAAASVGQLYDALHSPETHDTLCWNTDTGNGGYTHKFFRFATSTDDIRQQRDAIAEWSRQNYGWMGRSPDYKAAFCCSLGAYPEYYGQFADNARLWYKRIQESCIYFNHAIVNPPIDRHLPADKVKDVFIQIEKETDAGIIVSGAKVVATNSALTHYNFIGFGSAQVIGDNPDFALMFVAPMDANGVKLISRASYELMAGATGSPFDYPLSSRFDENDAILIMDKVLIPWENVLIYRDFDRARHWAVQSGFTRLFPMQACVRLAVKLDFITALLQKSLECTGVVDFRGVQADLGEVVAWRNLFWSLTNAMWAEAKPWENGVYLPDTQAIQTYRVMAPMAYTKIKNIIESNVTSGLIYLPSSVRDMNNPEISQYLEKYVRGSNGIDHIERIKILKLMWDAIGSEFGGRHELYEINYAGSQDEIRLQCLRHAYGSGNMKKMTELVDRCLSDYDLNGWTRPHLHNNCDINLLDTLLK, from the coding sequence ATGAGACTTGAAGATTTTCGTGCCGATCATAAAAGACCGTTTACCAGTAAAGAGTATCTGAATTCCCTTCAGGATAGCCGTGAAATTTATATTTACGGTGAACGTGTTAAGGATGTCACAACGCATCCCGCTTTTCGTAATGCGGCTGCCTCTGTTGGTCAGTTATATGATGCCCTGCACTCTCCCGAAACCCACGATACTCTCTGCTGGAATACGGATACCGGCAATGGTGGTTACACACACAAATTTTTCCGTTTCGCCACCAGCACTGATGATATCCGCCAACAACGTGATGCCATTGCTGAATGGTCACGCCAGAATTACGGCTGGATGGGACGTTCACCCGACTATAAAGCTGCTTTCTGCTGCTCATTAGGCGCTTACCCTGAATATTACGGGCAATTCGCTGATAATGCCCGTCTCTGGTATAAACGTATTCAGGAAAGCTGCATTTACTTTAACCATGCCATTGTTAACCCGCCTATTGATCGCCATCTGCCAGCGGATAAGGTTAAAGATGTCTTTATTCAGATAGAAAAAGAAACTGATGCCGGCATTATTGTCAGTGGTGCCAAAGTTGTCGCAACCAATTCAGCACTGACGCACTATAATTTTATCGGTTTTGGCTCCGCGCAGGTTATTGGTGATAACCCTGATTTTGCTCTGATGTTTGTTGCACCAATGGATGCTAACGGTGTGAAATTAATTTCTCGCGCCTCTTATGAATTGATGGCAGGGGCTACCGGATCACCTTTTGATTACCCCCTTTCCAGCCGGTTTGATGAAAATGATGCCATTCTGATCATGGATAAGGTATTAATTCCGTGGGAAAACGTGCTAATTTATCGCGATTTTGATCGTGCCCGTCACTGGGCAGTACAAAGTGGATTCACCCGGTTATTCCCCATGCAGGCCTGTGTTCGTCTCGCTGTGAAGCTGGATTTCATCACAGCCCTGTTACAAAAAAGCCTTGAATGCACAGGTGTGGTGGACTTTCGCGGGGTTCAGGCTGATCTGGGTGAAGTCGTCGCATGGCGCAATTTGTTCTGGTCACTGACGAATGCCATGTGGGCAGAAGCAAAACCGTGGGAAAATGGCGTTTATCTGCCGGACACTCAGGCGATCCAAACGTATCGTGTGATGGCACCGATGGCTTATACAAAAATCAAAAATATCATTGAAAGTAATGTCACCAGTGGTTTGATTTATTTGCCATCCAGTGTGCGTGATATGAATAATCCCGAGATCAGTCAGTATCTTGAGAAATATGTTCGCGGCTCGAATGGCATTGACCATATCGAGCGAATTAAAATCTTGAAATTAATGTGGGATGCCATCGGCAGTGAATTCGGCGGTCGCCATGAATTATATGAAATCAATTATGCCGGAAGTCAGGATGAAATTCGCCTGCAATGTCTGCGTCATGCCTATGGCTCCGGCAATATGAAGAAAATGACGGAACTGGTCGATCGCTGTCTCTCTGATTATGATTTGAATGGTTGGACCAGACCCCACTTACACAATAACTGTGATATTAATCTGTTAGATACGCTGCTGAAATAA
- the hpaA gene encoding 4-hydroxyphenylacetate catabolism regulatory protein HpaA codes for MSASNLAKPIITNIDISKDYDETQGSDDIHYQTFGRLAAFFGRDMQAHRHDGFFQLHYLVTGQIELQLEEQRYSVQAPLFILTPPSVPHAFFTQEDTDGHVLTVRQELITPLLSSLYPTHRELVDIPAICLSVADKPDELEAFNHYWALIERESVNQFAGREQSLAFLAQSLFTFLLRSIPLEDHHSGGVRGELKLFQRFNQLVDQHFHQHLAVPDYAKKLRITESRLKDMCRRFANRPPKRLIFDRQLREAKRLLLFSDSPVFEIAYQLGFKDPAYFARFFNRLVGCSPSGWREKNMIEK; via the coding sequence ATGTCTGCATCTAATTTGGCCAAACCCATCATTACTAATATTGATATCAGCAAGGATTATGATGAAACGCAGGGATCAGATGATATTCACTATCAAACTTTTGGTCGTCTGGCCGCGTTTTTTGGGCGTGATATGCAGGCACATCGTCATGATGGTTTTTTCCAACTGCATTATTTAGTAACAGGGCAGATAGAATTGCAACTGGAAGAACAACGTTATTCTGTACAGGCTCCGCTGTTTATTCTCACTCCCCCTTCTGTTCCCCATGCTTTTTTTACTCAGGAAGATACTGACGGACATGTACTGACGGTTCGTCAGGAATTAATTACACCACTACTCAGCTCACTTTATCCGACTCATCGAGAATTGGTTGATATTCCTGCCATCTGTCTTTCTGTTGCGGATAAACCCGATGAACTGGAGGCATTCAATCACTATTGGGCACTGATTGAACGTGAGTCTGTTAATCAGTTTGCCGGTCGTGAACAATCACTGGCTTTTCTGGCTCAATCCCTGTTTACTTTTTTATTGCGCAGCATTCCTCTTGAAGACCACCACTCTGGCGGCGTCAGAGGGGAATTGAAGCTATTCCAGCGTTTTAACCAATTGGTTGATCAACACTTTCACCAGCACCTTGCTGTACCGGATTATGCGAAAAAATTAAGAATTACAGAATCACGCCTGAAAGATATGTGCCGGCGGTTTGCCAACCGACCACCCAAGAGGTTGATCTTTGATCGGCAATTGCGGGAAGCAAAACGCTTACTGCTGTTTAGCGATAGCCCGGTGTTTGAAATTGCTTATCAGCTCGGCTTTAAAGATCCGGCTTATTTTGCCCGGTTTTTTAATCGGTTGGTGGGGTGTTCGCCGAGTGGCTGGCGAGAGAAGAATATGATTGAAAAATAA
- the hpaX gene encoding 4-hydroxyphenylacetate permease encodes MSTSPRATPQADHPSGQHNKLTAQQQNVINKLFRRLILFLFVLFVFSFLDRINIGFAGLTMGKDLGLTSTMFGLAATFFYATYVIFGIPSNVMLSIVGARRWIATIMVLWGIASTTTMFATGPTSLYILRMLVGVAEAGFLPGILVYLTYWFPAYFRARANALFMIAMPVTMAFGSLISGYILEMDGIWNLRGWQWLFLLEGFPSVLLGFVVWFYLDDSPDKAKWLTREDKQCLQEMIENDKLSPAQTHEFSWQKVSLWREIFTPIVLMYTFAYFCLTNTLSAINIWTPQIMQSFNQNSSHIVIGILTAIPQFCTILGMIYWSRRSDRLQERKMHTVLPFLFAAAGWILTSLTENSMVQLLGISMASTGSFTAMAVFWTTPDHAISLRARAIGIAVINATGNVGSAVSPLLIGWLKDQTGSFNAGLYFVAGLLLLGALIVFMIPMKPSSSRITT; translated from the coding sequence ATGAGCACTTCCCCTCGTGCCACACCCCAAGCGGATCATCCTTCCGGTCAACATAACAAGCTCACTGCTCAACAACAAAACGTCATCAATAAATTATTCCGGCGTTTAATCCTTTTTCTCTTTGTTCTGTTTGTATTTTCTTTTCTGGATCGCATCAATATCGGCTTTGCGGGTTTGACGATGGGAAAAGATTTGGGATTAACTTCCACCATGTTCGGGCTGGCTGCCACGTTTTTTTACGCCACTTATGTCATTTTCGGCATTCCCAGTAATGTGATGCTCAGTATTGTGGGCGCTCGCCGCTGGATTGCCACTATTATGGTGTTATGGGGAATTGCCTCTACTACAACGATGTTTGCCACCGGCCCGACCAGCCTGTACATTCTGCGTATGCTGGTCGGTGTCGCGGAAGCGGGTTTTTTGCCGGGTATTTTGGTCTATCTGACTTATTGGTTTCCCGCCTATTTCCGCGCCCGCGCCAATGCACTGTTTATGATCGCCATGCCTGTCACGATGGCATTTGGCTCGCTGATTTCCGGCTATATTCTGGAAATGGACGGCATCTGGAACCTGCGTGGCTGGCAGTGGTTATTCTTGCTGGAAGGTTTCCCCTCTGTTCTGCTCGGTTTCGTGGTCTGGTTTTATCTGGATGATTCTCCGGATAAAGCCAAATGGCTGACTCGTGAAGATAAACAGTGTCTGCAAGAGATGATAGAAAACGACAAACTTTCTCCGGCACAGACCCATGAATTCTCTTGGCAAAAAGTCAGTTTATGGCGTGAAATTTTTACCCCGATTGTCCTGATGTATACCTTCGCTTATTTCTGCCTGACCAATACCCTGAGCGCCATTAATATCTGGACGCCACAAATCATGCAGAGTTTCAATCAGAACAGCAGCCACATCGTTATCGGTATTCTGACCGCCATTCCGCAATTTTGCACAATTTTGGGTATGATTTACTGGAGCCGCCGTTCAGACCGCCTGCAAGAACGCAAAATGCACACCGTCCTGCCCTTTCTGTTCGCTGCGGCCGGCTGGATTTTAACGTCATTGACGGAGAACAGCATGGTGCAATTATTGGGGATTAGCATGGCCTCAACCGGATCGTTCACCGCTATGGCCGTGTTCTGGACAACGCCGGATCACGCCATCAGCTTACGTGCCAGAGCTATTGGGATCGCAGTGATCAACGCGACCGGTAATGTGGGATCGGCGGTCAGCCCGCTACTGATTGGCTGGCTGAAAGATCAAACCGGCAGTTTCAACGCAGGGCTGTATTTTGTCGCAGGATTACTGCTTCTCGGTGCCCTTATTGTTTTCATGATCCCAATGAAACCTTCAAGCTCACGCATCACCACATAA
- the hpaI gene encoding 4-hydroxy-2-oxoheptanedioate aldolase, producing the protein MDQLTNRFKQALKAGETQIGLWLGLCSGYSAEILAGTGFDWLLIDGEHAPNTISTILSQLQGIAPYPSQPVVRAPWNDPVIIKQLLDIGAQTLLIPMIQNAEQAHQAVQATRYPPAGIRGVGSALARASRWNRIPDYLSRANDEMCVLVQVETCEALSNIPEIAAVEGVDGIFIGPADLSADMGHINNPQHPEVKAAIEQAIMQITASGKPAGILMTHVDAAKHYLDLGALFVAVGVDTTLLTGAANALAAQFNNIQDKQTISSSSVY; encoded by the coding sequence ATGGATCAGCTAACAAATAGGTTTAAACAAGCCCTGAAAGCAGGGGAAACCCAAATCGGATTATGGCTTGGGCTGTGTAGCGGATATAGTGCGGAAATTCTGGCAGGAACAGGGTTTGATTGGCTGTTGATTGATGGCGAACATGCCCCCAACACTATTTCTACCATTCTTTCTCAATTACAGGGGATCGCCCCCTATCCAAGCCAGCCGGTTGTTCGCGCGCCGTGGAATGATCCGGTGATCATCAAGCAATTACTGGATATTGGTGCCCAGACATTGCTGATCCCGATGATCCAGAATGCGGAGCAAGCACATCAGGCCGTTCAGGCTACCCGTTATCCACCTGCGGGTATTCGGGGGGTTGGCAGTGCACTGGCGCGTGCTTCACGCTGGAACCGTATTCCTGATTATCTTTCCCGTGCAAATGATGAAATGTGCGTGTTGGTGCAGGTAGAAACGTGTGAGGCGTTGAGCAATATACCTGAAATTGCAGCAGTCGAAGGGGTTGACGGTATCTTCATCGGCCCTGCGGATCTTAGCGCAGATATGGGACATATTAACAATCCGCAACATCCTGAAGTCAAAGCCGCGATTGAACAAGCCATTATGCAAATCACAGCCTCAGGTAAGCCGGCTGGTATTTTGATGACTCATGTCGATGCAGCTAAACATTATCTTGATCTCGGTGCTCTTTTCGTCGCCGTAGGCGTTGATACAACTTTACTGACAGGTGCGGCTAACGCTCTGGCGGCACAGTTTAACAACATTCAGGATAAACAAACTATATCATCATCGAGCGTTTATTAA